One window from the genome of Pseudanabaena yagii GIHE-NHR1 encodes:
- a CDS encoding AAA family ATPase, with the protein MASVIILIGVPASGKSSLAEQMLRTSNQNSDQNSSSLTYGQTQLISPDRIRASLYGSADIQGVWSEIWAQVQQEFANAAKSQQSVIYDATNYKREYRKNIISLARDCGFRPITGLWLNVPLWICLSRNDHRDRQVPDDIIIEMHRTLSYSPPSLSEGFDRILFRDEKSDNEWID; encoded by the coding sequence ATGGCAAGTGTAATTATCCTGATTGGTGTACCTGCGAGTGGCAAATCTAGCCTTGCTGAGCAGATGTTGCGTACTTCTAATCAGAACTCTGACCAGAACAGCAGCAGCCTCACCTATGGGCAAACGCAGCTCATCAGTCCCGATCGCATTCGTGCCTCGCTGTATGGGTCAGCCGATATACAGGGAGTTTGGTCAGAAATATGGGCGCAAGTACAACAAGAATTTGCAAATGCTGCCAAATCGCAACAATCTGTAATATATGATGCCACAAACTATAAGCGCGAATATCGCAAAAATATTATTTCTCTAGCAAGAGATTGTGGATTTAGACCAATTACGGGGCTTTGGTTAAATGTGCCGCTTTGGATTTGTTTGTCGCGTAATGATCATCGCGATCGCCAAGTTCCTGACGATATCATTATCGAAATGCACCGTACCCTCTCCTATAGTCCGCCTAGCCTGAGTGAAGGCTTTGACCGCATCCTCTTTCGTGATGAAAAATCTGATAATGAGTGGATTGATTAA
- a CDS encoding glutathione peroxidase, whose product MSTLYDFKITNINGQPVDLAQYKGKVALVVNVASKCGYTKQYKGLEALYREYKDKGFEILGFPSNDFGAQEPGTEAEIKSFCSLTYDVTFDMFSKVKVKGADMTDAYKYLTETTGSQVQWNFNKFLVDKEGKVVKYYPSSVAPEDAGLRKDIEALLD is encoded by the coding sequence ATGTCCACACTTTACGATTTCAAAATTACTAACATCAATGGTCAACCAGTTGATCTCGCCCAATACAAAGGCAAGGTTGCTCTAGTTGTCAATGTTGCTTCTAAATGTGGCTACACCAAGCAATACAAGGGACTCGAAGCTCTTTATCGTGAGTATAAAGATAAAGGTTTTGAGATTTTGGGCTTTCCTAGCAATGACTTTGGCGCACAGGAACCTGGCACTGAAGCCGAGATCAAGAGTTTCTGCTCTCTCACCTACGATGTCACCTTTGATATGTTTAGCAAAGTGAAGGTGAAAGGTGCTGACATGACTGATGCGTATAAATACCTTACCGAAACAACAGGTAGTCAAGTGCAATGGAACTTTAATAAGTTTCTTGTCGATAAAGAAGGTAAAGTCGTGAAGTACTATCCTTCTAGTGTTGCGCCTGAAGATGCTGGACTGCGTAAAGACATTGAAGCTCTGTTAGATTAA
- the ppk1 gene encoding polyphosphate kinase 1, which produces MTRTKKDLIKKNGEIVTETPVDVGVEPLAIPEIDGKSDKSLLELEQPVNKKADKTIDRSRYFFNRELSWIAFNKRVLHEGIDARTPLLERAKFCAIFSTNLDEFFMVRVAGVKKKFAEQLDIITDDGLKPDKQLLAIRDALLPLVTMQHDFFENTLRPELHKQGVKLLDYKNIDKKHQHYLKTYFREKLFPVLTPLAVDPAHPFPYISNLSLNLVVLVRDRETGEENFARVKVPSVLPRFVRIPETKDHTFVPLEQVIAHNLDALFPGMEILSYYPFRITRDAELDIEEEEADDLISALQEELRKQKFGSVVRMEIANDVPHAIRQELISQLGITETDVYDIPGLIGLGDLMALAFLPLPKHQDQPWKSVTHPRLKESPNEKNIFDIIQEGDFLVHHPYQSFTTTVQRFIEEAANDPKVLAIKQTLYRTSGDSPIVHALIRAAENGKQVAVLVELKARFDEANNILWAKKLENAGVHVVYGLKNLKTHTKTALVVRQEGDRLVRYVHIGTGNYNPKTARFYSDLGIFSCCDDLGADLTDLFNYLTGYSRQREYRKLLVAPVNMRDRFLQLIHREIEHQKQGYPSYIIAKMNSLVDPEIISALYEASQVGVNIDLIIRGMCCLRPKVKGLSDRIRVISVIGRFLEHSRIFYFSNGGEEEVYIGSADWMPRNLDARVEVVTPVEEPSLVQELKQILEIVLADNRQTWDLHADGTYVQRVPKDGEPEMSSQKHFMSQGRPEFA; this is translated from the coding sequence ATGACTAGAACTAAAAAAGATTTGATTAAGAAAAATGGAGAAATTGTTACAGAAACACCTGTTGATGTAGGAGTTGAGCCCTTAGCTATTCCAGAGATTGATGGGAAATCCGATAAAAGTTTATTAGAACTAGAACAACCAGTTAATAAAAAAGCAGACAAGACGATTGACCGATCGCGATATTTCTTTAATCGTGAATTAAGCTGGATTGCCTTTAATAAAAGAGTTTTACACGAAGGGATTGATGCCCGTACCCCTTTGCTAGAGCGAGCTAAATTTTGTGCCATTTTTAGCACAAACCTTGATGAATTCTTCATGGTGAGGGTCGCAGGGGTCAAGAAGAAGTTCGCAGAACAGCTTGATATCATTACCGATGATGGACTGAAACCCGATAAGCAGTTGCTGGCAATTCGGGATGCGCTACTGCCATTAGTGACGATGCAGCATGATTTTTTTGAGAATACCTTGCGTCCAGAACTGCATAAGCAGGGGGTCAAGCTTCTTGATTATAAAAATATTGATAAAAAGCATCAGCATTATCTTAAAACCTATTTTCGCGAAAAACTCTTTCCTGTACTTACCCCCTTGGCGGTTGATCCAGCCCATCCATTTCCTTACATCTCCAATCTCAGCTTGAATTTAGTTGTATTGGTGCGCGATCGCGAGACAGGTGAAGAAAATTTTGCGCGGGTCAAAGTACCCAGTGTATTGCCCCGCTTTGTGAGAATTCCTGAGACCAAAGATCATACATTTGTGCCTTTAGAACAGGTAATTGCTCACAATCTTGACGCATTATTTCCAGGCATGGAGATTCTCAGTTATTATCCATTTCGGATTACTCGCGATGCGGAGCTAGACATCGAAGAAGAAGAAGCTGATGACTTGATCTCGGCATTGCAAGAGGAATTACGCAAGCAGAAGTTTGGATCAGTCGTGAGGATGGAAATTGCTAATGATGTTCCCCATGCTATCCGCCAAGAATTGATTTCTCAATTGGGGATTACGGAAACAGATGTTTATGATATTCCGGGGCTAATTGGGTTGGGAGACTTGATGGCTCTCGCTTTTTTGCCCTTGCCTAAACATCAGGATCAACCTTGGAAATCAGTGACCCATCCGAGGCTCAAAGAGTCCCCTAATGAAAAAAACATCTTTGACATCATTCAGGAAGGAGATTTTTTAGTTCATCATCCCTATCAATCTTTTACAACCACAGTGCAGCGATTTATCGAAGAGGCGGCTAATGATCCTAAGGTATTAGCGATTAAACAAACCCTCTATCGGACTTCGGGAGATTCGCCAATTGTTCATGCGCTGATTCGGGCGGCGGAGAATGGCAAACAGGTTGCCGTCCTAGTGGAACTCAAGGCAAGGTTTGATGAGGCGAATAATATCCTCTGGGCAAAAAAACTGGAAAATGCAGGTGTTCATGTCGTGTATGGACTAAAGAACCTCAAAACCCATACCAAAACGGCTCTGGTGGTAAGGCAAGAAGGCGATCGCCTCGTGCGCTATGTGCATATAGGCACTGGTAATTACAATCCTAAAACGGCTAGATTTTACAGTGATCTCGGTATATTTAGCTGCTGTGATGATTTGGGAGCAGATTTAACTGATTTGTTTAACTATCTCACTGGCTATTCCCGTCAGCGCGAATATCGCAAGCTTTTAGTTGCACCTGTGAATATGCGCGATAGGTTTCTGCAATTGATTCATCGGGAAATCGAACATCAAAAGCAGGGATATCCTTCATACATAATTGCCAAGATGAATTCACTGGTTGATCCTGAAATTATCTCGGCACTGTATGAAGCATCACAGGTGGGCGTGAATATTGACCTAATTATTCGCGGTATGTGTTGTCTACGTCCTAAGGTGAAGGGATTAAGCGATCGCATTCGGGTGATTAGTGTAATTGGTCGCTTTCTCGAACATTCTCGCATCTTCTATTTCAGCAATGGTGGCGAGGAAGAGGTATATATCGGTAGTGCCGATTGGATGCCGCGCAATTTGGATGCCCGTGTGGAGGTAGTTACTCCCGTGGAGGAACCATCCCTAGTCCAAGAATTAAAGCAGATTCTGGAAATTGTCTTAGCGGATAACCGTCAAACATGGGATCTTCACGCCGATGGTACATATGTGCAGAGAGTTCCCAAAGATGGTGAGCCTGAGATGAGTTCGCAAAAGCATTTCATGTCACAGGGCAGACCTGAATTTGCGTAA
- a CDS encoding phospholipase D-like domain-containing protein: MQNAKDHRATYQLLKQVQIMIDKYNLPPQKTLQDLGLLQSQPETEIVFEKTGGRFHLFKALEEAKERVVIKCPWASDRAIDNDLMLRLNYALDQGVQIDLGWGYQYDLGTVIKKDHHGNLTFATEAQYRYSAMSKLFQLQKCYSDRLHLKLTGGHSKYFVCDRQFAYVGSHNILSSTIPNLKVAYPDLQGDETGTIHRNLDIIQKLITRYDQAIDLTASLTTQNMRFTA, from the coding sequence ATGCAAAACGCCAAAGACCACAGAGCCACCTATCAACTGCTCAAACAAGTCCAAATCATGATCGACAAATACAATCTTCCACCGCAAAAGACTCTCCAAGATTTGGGATTGCTGCAATCTCAACCCGAAACCGAAATCGTCTTTGAGAAAACTGGCGGAAGGTTCCATCTCTTCAAAGCACTTGAAGAAGCCAAAGAAAGAGTCGTCATCAAATGTCCTTGGGCAAGCGATCGCGCGATCGACAACGACCTCATGCTACGGCTTAACTATGCCCTCGACCAAGGCGTACAAATCGATCTCGGCTGGGGCTACCAATACGACCTCGGCACGGTCATCAAAAAAGACCATCACGGCAACCTTACCTTCGCCACCGAAGCCCAATATCGCTATAGTGCCATGTCCAAACTCTTCCAACTCCAAAAATGCTACAGCGATCGCCTCCACCTTAAACTCACGGGCGGACATAGCAAATACTTTGTCTGCGATCGCCAATTCGCCTATGTCGGCAGTCACAACATCCTCAGTTCCACCATTCCCAATCTCAAGGTAGCCTATCCCGACCTCCAAGGCGATGAAACAGGCACGATTCACCGAAATCTAGACATCATTCAAAAACTGATTACTCGCTACGACCAAGCGATCGATCTCACAGCTTCCCTAACCACGCAAAATATGAGATTTACTGCATGA
- a CDS encoding type II toxin-antitoxin system RelE/ParE family toxin, whose protein sequence is MEPQPREILPYQDANGNYPFEDWLARLRDRAARVKIQTRLGRLSLGNFGDSKFVGEGVYELRIDYGGGYRIYFGQVGSRVILLLCGGDKSSQERDIQTAKSYWRDYAKRKGTG, encoded by the coding sequence ATGGAGCCACAACCCAGAGAAATCCTGCCTTATCAAGACGCTAATGGTAATTATCCCTTTGAAGATTGGCTTGCTAGACTGCGCGATCGTGCGGCAAGAGTTAAGATTCAAACTAGATTGGGGCGATTATCGCTGGGTAATTTTGGTGATTCTAAGTTTGTGGGTGAGGGTGTGTATGAACTGAGAATCGATTATGGCGGTGGTTATCGCATATATTTTGGGCAAGTTGGGTCAAGGGTTATACTGTTGTTGTGCGGTGGCGATAAAAGCTCTCAGGAGCGTGATATTCAAACGGCTAAGTCTTATTGGAGGGACTATGCAAAGCGTAAAGGTACAGGTTAA
- a CDS encoding helix-turn-helix domain-containing transcriptional regulator, with the protein MQSVKVQVKTHEDFLIESLKDPEEAAAYVSAVFEEEKPEIELLPLCLGHVAAALGGEGDREWVKDFGASDKSQAVYELAAWLDSLGLKLTVDVQYSEKFMADFQEAQQDIANGDVVPFESIRRDI; encoded by the coding sequence ATGCAAAGCGTAAAGGTACAGGTTAAAACTCACGAAGATTTTTTGATTGAGTCTCTAAAAGATCCTGAAGAGGCGGCAGCTTATGTGTCGGCTGTTTTTGAAGAGGAAAAGCCTGAGATTGAATTGTTGCCTTTATGTTTAGGTCATGTTGCGGCGGCGTTAGGTGGTGAGGGCGATCGCGAATGGGTAAAAGATTTTGGTGCAAGTGATAAAAGTCAAGCGGTGTATGAGTTGGCGGCTTGGTTGGATAGTTTGGGGCTAAAGCTGACGGTGGATGTGCAGTATAGCGAGAAGTTTATGGCAGATTTTCAGGAGGCTCAGCAAGATATTGCCAATGGTGATGTTGTGCCTTTTGAAAGTATTCGCCGTGATATTTAA
- a CDS encoding type II toxin-antitoxin system RelE/ParE family toxin: MESQPKQIREYTKSDGSSPFTQWLDGLRDRVAQAKIAARLKRVTLGNLGNFRSVGEGVCELKIDYGAGYRVYFGQIGSVVVLLLCGGDKSTQDRDIKLAKEYWRDYAKREGSD; this comes from the coding sequence ATGGAGTCACAGCCCAAGCAAATTCGTGAATATACTAAATCTGATGGTTCGAGTCCTTTTACTCAGTGGCTTGATGGCTTACGAGATCGGGTGGCACAGGCTAAAATAGCGGCTAGGCTTAAAAGAGTAACGCTAGGAAATTTAGGCAATTTCAGATCTGTTGGTGAGGGTGTATGCGAACTCAAGATCGATTATGGTGCGGGTTATCGGGTTTATTTTGGGCAAATTGGCTCTGTGGTGGTGCTGTTGTTGTGTGGTGGTGATAAGAGTACGCAGGATCGTGATATTAAGTTAGCTAAGGAGTATTGGAGAGATTATGCAAAGCGTGAAGGTTCCGACTAG
- a CDS encoding helix-turn-helix domain-containing transcriptional regulator, with the protein MQSVKVPTSRDYQEYLINSLKDPERAAGYITAILEEPDPEPELLALALDDVAIALGGEGDRQWVKDFGASGKIQAVYELAAWLDSLGLKLTVTVKP; encoded by the coding sequence ATGCAAAGCGTGAAGGTTCCGACTAGTAGAGACTATCAAGAGTATTTAATTAATTCGCTCAAAGATCCTGAAAGGGCGGCTGGATATATTACGGCGATTTTGGAGGAACCCGATCCTGAGCCTGAGTTGTTGGCTTTGGCGCTTGATGATGTGGCGATCGCATTGGGTGGTGAAGGCGATCGCCAATGGGTGAAAGATTTTGGTGCGAGTGGTAAAATTCAAGCGGTGTATGAGTTGGCGGCGTGGTTGGATAGTTTGGGGCTAAAGCTAACGGTAACGGTTAAACCTTAG
- a CDS encoding NACHT domain-containing protein has product MGQLRDRSLHFTPKGIALIEEAMQGKDWDKSQLAEQVEISYESICRYLRGERPPQRKNIEIIAKRLGLKPIDLVNPDEWTSSTKDSETKTNLVDWRSVSKGMLENLKRLTTEALTAGDGIRFDFDDVFVPLGVVERQERTKRKENDGAPDRGSELYEEKVTPITHDEFFEDVLLRGNTRYSDGKRIAVIGEAGAGKTTQLQKIGSWLLEKSDDIPIWISLTDLGAKSLREYLFENWVREASGEIEAAPQAWKDSLGDAIASGKVWLLLDGVDEMTVSNPLSYLSTQLKEGWLKNVRVVLTCRVNVWDGGKNALTGFDVYRNLDFDYPDDVYKFIGKWFARAPELAGSLTQALEQSGKERIRDMVKNPLRLTLLCFSWQKLQGGLPETKAGLYEWFVNTFYDWKREEVEKVTGVEINSSKIKELNKALGELAKAAIDSESSRFRLTETFIRNNMNPALFDLADKLNWLNKVGDAAENSLESVYAFYHPSFQEYFAALAINDWRFFLPSSLNDLKSYDYPIFDARWDEVILLWFGREDIEREEKEDFISALIDFDDGCGDFPEPINRGFYSFRAYLYAAICLQEFRKCRNSKLIIKQIIEWALIIERLVECDELIEIIQDSICGDARFILEKIQQDLTEEILLEFIQTYQSEEWLRWDFAKSLVLISNNIQTQKLAIKEIIDLMNNSECKDMRLASIESLGYLIDDLEELKSINIDNEIKRLIVYALIELIQDLKCESTCTEAARVLSGIITDDEKNIVILCLIDLMKKATYEETISQAVQSLQEIATDSNSKIFATKHLINLINKTEDEDILRNVIYSLGIIANDDESRKLALPCLIQLLDELEDEWLDIAIIDSLRQIAIDHSSKQSAIIKLLFLIRASKDNGIVIFAANNLALISTDNDEKMFALSTIINLIKTSIDEDVKSLGAWSLGNIACDSDSRAISVQVLISLIDKYQDDSDLSDVVESLILIAEDSNFNPLVLPAISKIIKKTNNDVTLELIANRIVRIDTDKEGKKNIVSSLIEIINKSEDEYTNWQAIRSLKKIANDSEMMEFVGLELISLLQKTNCQSTLKNIARCLGNVSINIECKNLVISTLNKLFLESNGEDIGGSTLWQLGNLLKDTSSELSQSIVANFSNKLTFDNYKENIVKYKDYYNTVWCCAQNMSYPAFYKAWHLYRNLEGQLMDCEAIQKELDRNTDHPEIRRLVVDICQLEQESDPNVIAEEIAIKIFDSLGREIPEINRVSNLKRELINLKRVLGVEKLAIALYGKNANEAINRLCQNLITDSIHIYPFTGEKSTQQLTKEVKAWLRRINLEYN; this is encoded by the coding sequence ATGGGACAACTACGAGATCGCAGTTTACATTTCACGCCCAAAGGTATTGCTCTCATAGAAGAAGCGATGCAAGGAAAAGATTGGGATAAAAGTCAACTTGCGGAACAAGTAGAAATTTCCTATGAATCAATATGTAGGTACTTGCGGGGTGAGCGTCCTCCTCAAAGAAAGAATATAGAGATCATCGCAAAGCGATTGGGACTTAAGCCAATTGATCTAGTCAATCCTGATGAATGGACTTCATCAACTAAAGATAGTGAGACAAAAACAAATTTAGTAGATTGGCGAAGCGTAAGTAAGGGAATGTTAGAGAATTTGAAGAGGCTGACTACTGAGGCTTTAACTGCTGGAGATGGGATTCGCTTTGACTTTGATGATGTTTTTGTGCCTTTAGGCGTGGTGGAGCGTCAAGAAAGAACTAAACGGAAAGAAAATGATGGTGCGCCCGATCGCGGATCTGAGTTGTATGAGGAAAAGGTAACGCCGATTACTCATGATGAGTTTTTTGAAGATGTGCTTTTACGGGGTAATACGAGATACAGCGATGGTAAACGGATTGCGGTGATTGGGGAGGCGGGAGCAGGAAAAACTACGCAGTTACAGAAAATTGGTTCTTGGTTGCTGGAAAAAAGTGATGATATTCCAATTTGGATTTCTTTAACAGATTTGGGAGCAAAAAGTCTAAGGGAATATCTATTTGAAAACTGGGTGCGTGAGGCTTCGGGAGAGATTGAGGCTGCACCGCAAGCATGGAAAGATTCACTAGGAGATGCGATCGCGTCTGGAAAGGTTTGGTTATTGCTGGATGGTGTTGATGAGATGACGGTTAGCAATCCGCTTTCCTATCTGTCAACTCAATTAAAAGAAGGCTGGCTCAAGAATGTGCGAGTTGTTTTGACTTGTCGGGTAAATGTTTGGGATGGCGGGAAAAATGCGCTGACAGGTTTTGATGTTTATCGAAATTTAGATTTTGATTATCCTGATGATGTATATAAATTCATTGGTAAGTGGTTTGCTCGCGCTCCAGAGTTGGCAGGGAGTTTAACGCAAGCTTTGGAACAGTCAGGGAAAGAGCGCATCCGCGATATGGTGAAAAATCCTTTGCGGTTGACTTTGCTTTGTTTTAGCTGGCAGAAATTACAAGGTGGACTTCCTGAAACTAAGGCAGGACTGTATGAATGGTTTGTGAATACTTTTTATGACTGGAAACGAGAAGAAGTTGAGAAAGTAACAGGAGTTGAAATTAATAGCAGCAAAATTAAGGAACTTAATAAGGCTTTAGGGGAATTAGCTAAAGCAGCTATAGATAGTGAAAGTTCTCGCTTTCGACTGACTGAGACATTTATTAGAAATAATATGAATCCTGCTCTATTCGATCTTGCAGATAAGCTGAACTGGTTAAATAAGGTTGGTGATGCCGCAGAAAATTCTCTAGAGTCGGTTTATGCTTTTTATCACCCATCATTTCAAGAGTATTTTGCTGCTTTAGCGATCAATGATTGGCGATTCTTTTTACCTAGTTCTCTGAATGATTTGAAAAGTTATGACTATCCTATTTTTGATGCTAGATGGGATGAGGTTATTCTATTGTGGTTTGGGCGAGAGGATATCGAGAGAGAAGAGAAAGAGGATTTTATTAGTGCTTTAATTGATTTTGATGATGGGTGTGGTGATTTTCCAGAGCCTATCAATAGAGGTTTCTATAGCTTTCGAGCTTATCTTTATGCAGCAATTTGTTTACAAGAATTTAGAAAATGTAGAAATTCCAAGCTAATTATCAAGCAAATTATTGAATGGGCATTAATTATTGAAAGATTAGTAGAGTGTGACGAATTAATTGAAATAATTCAAGACTCAATTTGCGGTGATGCAAGGTTTATTTTAGAAAAAATCCAACAAGATTTAACTGAGGAGATTTTACTTGAATTTATTCAAACTTATCAATCTGAAGAGTGGTTAAGGTGGGACTTCGCAAAAAGTTTAGTACTAATTTCTAACAATATACAAACTCAGAAATTAGCAATAAAAGAAATTATTGACTTGATGAATAATTCTGAATGTAAAGATATGCGTTTGGCATCTATAGAAAGTTTAGGATATCTAATAGATGACTTAGAAGAGCTAAAATCTATAAATATTGATAATGAAATTAAAAGATTAATAGTCTATGCTCTTATTGAGCTAATTCAGGACTTAAAATGCGAATCCACCTGTACAGAAGCTGCAAGAGTATTAAGTGGAATAATAACTGATGATGAAAAAAACATAGTAATTTTATGCTTAATTGATTTGATGAAAAAAGCAACGTATGAGGAAACTATTAGTCAAGCAGTACAAAGCCTACAAGAAATTGCTACTGACAGTAATAGCAAAATATTTGCAACAAAACACCTCATAAATTTAATAAACAAAACAGAAGATGAAGATATTCTCAGAAATGTTATATACAGTTTAGGGATAATTGCGAATGATGATGAAAGTCGAAAGCTTGCATTGCCTTGTCTTATTCAACTATTAGACGAATTAGAAGACGAATGGTTGGATATTGCTATTATAGACAGCTTAAGACAAATAGCTATTGATCATAGTAGTAAGCAATCTGCAATCATAAAACTGCTATTTCTAATAAGAGCATCTAAAGATAATGGAATAGTAATTTTTGCGGCAAATAATTTAGCTTTAATAAGTACTGATAATGATGAAAAAATGTTTGCTTTGTCTACAATTATTAATTTGATAAAAACATCAATCGATGAAGATGTTAAAAGTTTAGGGGCTTGGAGTTTGGGTAATATTGCTTGTGATAGTGATAGCAGAGCAATATCAGTGCAAGTGCTAATTAGTCTTATAGATAAATATCAAGATGATTCTGATCTAAGTGATGTGGTTGAAAGTTTAATATTAATTGCTGAAGATAGTAACTTTAATCCTTTAGTACTACCAGCGATTTCTAAAATAATTAAAAAAACTAATAACGATGTAACACTTGAGCTTATAGCTAATAGGATAGTACGCATTGATACTGATAAAGAAGGTAAAAAAAATATAGTATCTTCATTGATTGAAATCATCAATAAATCCGAAGATGAATATACAAATTGGCAAGCGATTAGGAGCTTAAAAAAGATTGCAAATGATAGCGAGATGATGGAATTTGTAGGGCTAGAGCTTATTAGTCTTTTACAAAAAACTAATTGCCAATCTACGCTTAAAAATATTGCTAGATGTTTAGGTAATGTATCCATAAATATAGAATGTAAAAATTTAGTAATATCTACTCTTAATAAGTTATTTCTCGAATCTAATGGAGAAGACATAGGTGGGAGTACTTTATGGCAATTAGGAAATCTTTTAAAAGACACATCCTCAGAACTTTCACAATCTATAGTTGCTAATTTCAGCAATAAACTTACTTTTGATAACTACAAAGAAAATATTGTTAAATATAAGGATTATTACAATACAGTTTGGTGCTGCGCTCAAAACATGAGCTATCCAGCTTTCTACAAAGCGTGGCATCTCTATCGCAATTTAGAAGGTCAACTCATGGATTGCGAAGCCATACAAAAAGAACTTGATCGCAATACTGATCATCCCGAAATACGCCGTTTAGTTGTCGATATCTGCCAACTCGAACAAGAAAGCGATCCTAATGTAATCGCCGAAGAAATCGCTATCAAAATCTTTGACTCGTTAGGGCGTGAGATTCCAGAAATAAATCGTGTCTCTAACCTGAAGCGCGAACTAATTAACCTCAAGCGCGTTCTTGGTGTTGAGAAATTAGCGATCGCCCTTTATGGCAAAAATGCTAATGAGGCGATTAATCGACTCTGCCAAAACCTAATAACAGATTCAATCCACATATATCCATTCACAGGAGAAAAAAGTACACAACAACTCACAAAGGAAGTCAAAGCTTGGCTTAGAAGAATTAACTTAGAATACAACTAG
- a CDS encoding antitoxin produces MNTAKLRMQGNEQLAILPDGFQLVGEEVYIKKVGNAIVLIPKNNPWQTLWNSLDLFSDDFMESREQPPL; encoded by the coding sequence ATGAACACCGCCAAACTCAGAATGCAAGGCAACGAACAACTAGCCATATTACCAGACGGCTTCCAACTAGTCGGCGAAGAAGTCTACATCAAAAAAGTCGGCAATGCGATCGTCCTTATCCCAAAAAACAACCCTTGGCAAACCCTTTGGAACAGCCTCGATCTCTTCTCAGATGACTTTATGGAAAGTAGAGAACAACCTCCATTGTAA
- a CDS encoding type II toxin-antitoxin system Phd/YefM family antitoxin, giving the protein MDYLLLQEATANFNNLINQVSTTHKPVMIKGSDNDVVVISKEDWAAIEETIYLNSIQGYIDSLQEVMTSPRSEWVNAQELGL; this is encoded by the coding sequence ATGGATTACTTACTACTTCAAGAAGCAACAGCAAACTTTAATAACTTAATTAATCAAGTCAGTACAACCCATAAACCAGTCATGATTAAAGGCTCAGACAATGACGTAGTTGTGATTTCCAAAGAAGACTGGGCAGCGATCGAAGAGACTATTTATCTAAACTCCATACAGGGATATATCGACTCACTCCAAGAGGTCATGACTAGCCCCAGAAGTGAATGGGTAAATGCTCAAGAACTAGGATTGTAA
- a CDS encoding Txe/YoeB family addiction module toxin has translation MWEVILSKKAQEDLKKLKSIGLFDKTKELVAILRENPFTNPPPYEKLVGNLQGFYSRRINIKHRLVYRVVKESNTVEVLRMWSHYE, from the coding sequence ATGTGGGAAGTTATCCTCAGTAAAAAAGCCCAAGAAGATTTAAAAAAATTGAAAAGTATTGGACTTTTTGATAAAACCAAAGAGCTAGTTGCCATACTCAGAGAAAATCCATTCACAAATCCACCACCTTACGAGAAATTAGTCGGGAATTTGCAAGGCTTCTACTCAAGGCGTATAAACATCAAGCATCGCTTGGTATATCGCGTAGTTAAAGAAAGCAATACTGTTGAAGTTTTGCGAATGTGGTCACATTACGAATAG
- a CDS encoding nucleotidyltransferase family protein: protein MKPLTVEIPEPLQQKLIAIANQSNVTVESYILGVLDRAAEVPNHSIGTPLKTLIEIQNILTELKPELTDKYHVSQLGIFGSYARGDYNSASDIDILVEYAQKPSLFDLIELKDYLSDRLQMKVDLVTKEGLKPQIKEKILAEVIYL, encoded by the coding sequence ATGAAACCATTAACCGTAGAAATTCCTGAACCATTGCAACAAAAGCTGATTGCGATCGCCAATCAAAGCAATGTCACCGTTGAGAGCTACATACTCGGCGTTCTAGATCGTGCTGCGGAAGTACCTAATCATTCCATAGGCACACCACTCAAAACACTAATTGAAATCCAAAATATACTCACTGAGCTAAAACCCGAACTAACAGATAAATATCACGTTAGCCAACTGGGAATCTTTGGCTCTTACGCTAGAGGTGATTACAACTCAGCCAGTGATATAGATATCCTAGTGGAATATGCTCAGAAACCAAGCTTATTTGACCTAATCGAGCTAAAAGACTACTTAAGCGATCGCCTCCAAATGAAAGTCGATTTAGTCACAAAAGAAGGACTCAAGCCTCAAATCAAAGAAAAAATCTTAGCAGAGGTCATCTACCTATGA